One window of the Triticum dicoccoides isolate Atlit2015 ecotype Zavitan chromosome 3B, WEW_v2.0, whole genome shotgun sequence genome contains the following:
- the LOC119281909 gene encoding F-box protein At5g49610-like, translating into MAEAASAERAALLLPGLPDEISIWEILVGLPPKALLRCRAVCRAWCRATSTRDFLLAHHARQPALPLLYIYNCVGNNIRSLDIIPFDRRAGVAADDQLRPVARLCQAPFCAMASWDGLLLCFTNDCCYALCNPATRQYARLPFLPGSVPLGVYSHSPTGEYRLLLYRFATGPGPDAQGGTFVLVLGSGQPPRSIGCPDARELLSIPSVLFRGGLHWHKEQNERIVVFDTTTELFRHMRVPVVFVSRCTNLFEMDGMLGVSSFNYAAATIDIWMAQDYKSEVWSNKYHVELPVAELTVRFGRFNTRGFGVVASSDGHLLMLLKFSDWLLQVDMDGKLVASFHCKGLAYTRFCLKQTLVSHTFFPALQRYVVNAKPFI; encoded by the coding sequence ATGGCGGAGGCCGCAAGCGCAGAAAGAGCTGCGCTTCTCCTACCAGGCCTCCCGGATGAAATTTCCATCTGGGAGATCCTCGTTGGcctgccccccaaagccctcctccGTTGCCGCGCCGTCTGCCGCGCCTGGTGCCGAGCCACCTCCACCCGAGACTTCCTCCTCGCCCACCACGCCCGCCAGCCCGCCCTCCCACTCCTCTACATCTACAACTGCGTCGGCAACAACATCCGATCCCTAGACATCATCCCCTTCGACCGCCGGGCAGGGGTCGCGGCCGACGACCAGCTCCGGCCAGTCGCGCGACTTTGTCAGGCCCCCTTCTGTGCGATGGCCTCCTGGGACGGTCTCCTCCTCTGCTTCACGAACGACTGCTGCTACGCCCTCTGCAACCCGGCGACTCGTCAGTATGCTCGCCTCCCGTTTCTTCCTGGCTCCGTGCCCCTGGGGGTGTACTCGCACAGCCCAACCGGCGAGTACCGGCTATTGCTGTACAGGTTCGCCACTGGACCGGGGCCTGACGCTCAAGGTGGCACCTTCGTGTTGGTATTAGGCTCCGGCCAACCGCCACGGTCCATAGGGTGCCCTGATGCTAGGGAACTGCTGTCCATCCCGTCCGTCCTGTTCCGCGGTGGCCTGCATTGGCACAAAGAGCAGAATGAGAGGATAGTGGTATTCGACACCACCACTGAGTTGTTCCGGCACATGCGCGTTCCGGTTGTTTTTGTTTCTCGCTGCACTAACCTGTTTGAGATGGATGGAATGCTCGGCGTGTCCAGCTTTAATTATGCAGCGGCAACCATCGATATCTGGATGGCGCAGGACTACAAGAGTGAGGTCTGGTCCAACAAGTACCACGTTGAGTTGCCGGTTGCAGAGCTCACCGTGCGCTTTGGAAGGTTCAACACACGTGGGTTTGGGGTAGTCGCTTCTTCGGATGGTCATTTGCTCATGCTGCTCAAATTTAGCGACTGGCTACTTCAGGTTGATATGGATGGCAAGTTGGTCGCTAGTTTCCATTGCAAAGGCCTTGCTTATACTAGATTTTGTCTCAAACAAACTTTAGTTTCGCATACCTTCTTTCCGGCACTACAGCGTTATGTTGTGAACGCTAAGCCTTTCATCTGA